A single genomic interval of Amycolatopsis albispora harbors:
- a CDS encoding MFS transporter, which produces MKVEQRVHMPDSSRRTYVLALGAFSVGTSAYVVAGLLPALVSALHVSTAAAAQLVTAFAIAYAIGAPLLSAVTSQWERRKLLVVALGVTAAGNFLAALVTDYPLLFAARVITAIGAAVYTPVASAVAAELSPPERRGRAVAMVFGGLTVATILGVPLGSLMSQHGGYRLVFALVGVVALAGAVAVRLMLPSVAPQPPVPFLARFTVAKDPRVLALLAATALGCLGAFTVYTFITPLLAETAGVQGTLVSVLLFAYGAGGVLGNSVGGRITDRWGSRRPLIGVMSAMALTLAVMPFTATSVVGAAVTLFVWGLSTWSVNPPIQHRLIEVAGPSSGLALSLNASAIYLGVGLASVAGGVVTRYGGPTLLPTVAAVLTVGAGSIAMLAWRRRAAVAPPVPAAVG; this is translated from the coding sequence ATGAAAGTCGAACAAAGGGTGCACATGCCGGACTCCTCCCGTCGGACCTACGTACTGGCGCTGGGCGCCTTCTCGGTCGGGACCAGCGCCTACGTCGTCGCCGGGCTGCTGCCCGCACTGGTCAGCGCGCTGCACGTGTCCACCGCGGCGGCCGCCCAGCTGGTCACCGCCTTCGCCATCGCCTACGCGATCGGCGCCCCGCTGCTGTCCGCGGTGACCAGCCAGTGGGAACGCCGGAAGCTGCTGGTGGTCGCGCTGGGCGTGACCGCGGCGGGCAACTTCCTCGCCGCGCTGGTGACCGACTACCCGCTGCTGTTCGCCGCGCGGGTGATCACCGCGATCGGCGCCGCCGTCTACACGCCGGTCGCCAGTGCGGTCGCCGCGGAACTGAGTCCGCCGGAACGCCGTGGCCGCGCGGTCGCGATGGTGTTCGGCGGGCTCACTGTGGCCACCATTCTCGGCGTGCCGCTGGGCAGCCTGATGTCGCAGCACGGCGGGTACCGGCTGGTGTTCGCGCTGGTCGGCGTGGTCGCGCTGGCCGGGGCGGTGGCCGTGCGGCTGATGCTGCCGTCGGTCGCGCCGCAGCCGCCGGTGCCGTTCCTGGCGCGGTTCACCGTGGCGAAGGACCCGCGGGTGCTGGCCCTGCTCGCCGCGACCGCGCTCGGCTGCCTCGGCGCGTTCACCGTCTACACCTTCATCACGCCGCTGCTCGCGGAAACCGCCGGTGTGCAGGGCACGCTGGTCAGCGTGCTGCTGTTCGCCTACGGCGCGGGCGGCGTGCTGGGCAATTCGGTCGGCGGCCGGATCACCGACCGCTGGGGCTCGCGGCGGCCGCTGATCGGCGTGATGAGCGCGATGGCGCTCACGCTCGCGGTCATGCCGTTCACCGCGACTTCGGTGGTCGGTGCGGCGGTGACGCTGTTCGTCTGGGGCCTGTCGACGTGGTCGGTGAACCCGCCGATCCAGCACCGGCTGATCGAGGTGGCCGGGCCGTCGTCGGGGTTGGCGCTGTCGCTGAACGCGTCGGCGATCTATCTCGGCGTCGGGCTGGCGAGCGTCGCGGGCGGGGTGGTCACGCGGTACGGCGGGCCGACGTTGCTGCCGACGGTGGCCGCGGTGCTGACCGTGGGCGCCGGTTCGATCGCGATGCTGGCGTGGCGGCGGCGTGCCGCTGTCGCCCCGCCGGTGCCCGCCGCTGTGGGATGA
- a CDS encoding TrmH family RNA methyltransferase has protein sequence MLRTCDAVGACLAVPRFSWVPEALRRGNTLRQPACVHWVNDPLGWLGRQRDAGTAVDGVELDDESIRLADLPAARGRTVVVLGHEQHGIPPEALDLLDAVVEIPMVGTGSSLNVAVAGSLVLYKLAGLV, from the coding sequence TTGCTGAGAACCTGCGACGCCGTGGGCGCCTGCCTCGCGGTGCCGCGGTTCTCGTGGGTGCCCGAAGCGTTGCGGCGAGGGAACACTCTGCGGCAACCCGCCTGCGTGCACTGGGTGAACGACCCGCTCGGCTGGCTGGGGCGCCAACGCGACGCGGGCACGGCGGTGGACGGTGTCGAGCTGGACGACGAGTCGATCCGGCTGGCCGACCTGCCCGCCGCGCGTGGTCGCACGGTCGTGGTGCTCGGGCACGAGCAGCACGGCATCCCGCCCGAAGCGCTGGATCTGCTCGACGCGGTGGTGGAGATCCCGATGGTGGGCACGGGCAGCAGCCTGAACGTGGCCGTGGCGGGCAGCCTGGTGCTCTACAAGCTGGCGGGACTGGTGTGA
- a CDS encoding spermidine synthase — protein MTEVLAEVDGVCGQLVLRRAGADFEVIANGVFLMDTRNGESERLLVSVAADLVPGRARMLIGGLGVGYSLRAALDHDGVGEVFVVEREPAVIDWNRTGPLREVHRDALADPRVTVVEADLVRWLRETRETFDALCLDIDNGPKWTVTAGNASLYGEAGLDSLAARLRPGGVLAVWSAEASDEFTERLRARFNEVRVLEVPVPRGEPDVVWIARV, from the coding sequence GTGACCGAGGTGCTCGCGGAAGTGGACGGGGTCTGCGGCCAGCTGGTGCTGCGCCGCGCCGGGGCGGACTTCGAGGTGATCGCGAACGGGGTGTTCCTGATGGACACCCGCAACGGGGAATCGGAGCGGCTGCTGGTTTCGGTGGCCGCGGACCTGGTGCCGGGGCGGGCGCGCATGCTGATCGGCGGGCTGGGCGTCGGCTACTCGCTGCGGGCGGCGCTCGACCACGACGGTGTCGGCGAGGTCTTCGTGGTGGAGCGGGAACCCGCGGTGATCGACTGGAACCGCACCGGCCCGCTGCGCGAAGTCCACCGCGACGCGCTCGCCGATCCGCGGGTCACCGTGGTCGAGGCCGACCTGGTGCGGTGGTTGCGGGAAACTCGCGAGACCTTCGACGCCCTGTGCCTGGACATCGACAACGGTCCGAAGTGGACAGTGACGGCGGGCAACGCGTCGCTCTACGGCGAGGCCGGGCTGGACAGCCTGGCCGCCCGCCTGCGCCCCGGCGGGGTGCTCGCGGTGTGGAGCGCCGAAGCCAGCGACGAGTTCACCGAGCGGCTGCGGGCGCGGTTCAACGAGGTGCGGGTGCTGGAGGTCCCAGTCCCCAGAGGCGAACCCGACGTGGTCTGGATCGCCCGCGTCTGA